The Brassica oleracea var. oleracea cultivar TO1000 chromosome C7, BOL, whole genome shotgun sequence sequence AGAAATAACAATTCAATTAACTTCTGCCGAAACCAAACACTAACGATTCAATACATAATGCCAAGCAAAAAGGTGCTATTTACTTTTATTTTTAAAATCCCCATATTTCCATAAATATTTTAAAAATCGTCTAAAATCGATTAAAAATCGATTTTATCGATATTTTCCCGAAATATCGATAAAATCATAAAATCGAAAGTCTGAAAATAAAAGAAATAGAACTCCCAAAGCACCAATCCGATAGCAATCACTCATGCTCGTCAGTCTCACCTGAAAGGGGAAAGGAATAGGAGGGGTGAGTAACAGGGGAGTTACTCCGTGAGGTATGGGGATGCTAAACACGCAAACCACTGACTTGAGTAAATAGAACTCCCACTATGGAAGTTTGGCTCTAACATGAACACACACGACGCCTAGCGCATCACACAAACCAAACAATGCGATGATAGCATATAGTTAGTCCATACACCCCGCATCTCCTCATATGGATATATAATACGTAGCGTCGTTAGTACAGTATGTCTCTGTACCCCCGCCCTCTCAAGTAGCGTCCATCGTACAAACGTCTCTGCACCACACGCCCGCACAAGTAGCATCGCAAGTCCAGACGTCTCTGAACCCCTGCCCGCACAACCAAAGTAGCGTCGCTAGCCCAGACATCTCTGAGCCCCAGCCCGCGCACATAGTCCCTACTAATATCTATGTATACATACATATATATATATCACATCTCTTAACATCACACAATCCAATCAAAGGTTGAATCCTCTAGACCCCTAGTTCCAGTTTACAATGAATGAATTAACTAACAATCAAGATTCAAACAGACGGATCATGATTCAAAATCTAAACTACGATAGAGAGAATTCTACACTGGTACGGGATTTACGGAATAGACCCTCACCTTAGAAATGTGGAAAAGTGATAGCTATGAACTCCAGCTGCTCAAACAAACTCCAAATCTAAAATCAGGGCGAAAAATCGAGTCAGAACGCCCTTCGAACGGTCCAAAACGGATAACCGGCGATCTGGTCAAAAAGTCAACCCGCTGGTCAAAGGTCAACCCGGTCTACTCTGACTCAAGCCGGTCAACCTTTGACTAAATCGAAATCGAATTGAACCATCGGTTTTTCCTTAACCGGATTCGATTTCAATTGGACTAGATTAAAATTGATTTCAATTCGGTATAATCCAAACCAAACCAGTTCTCAATAACCTATCGGTTTAATCAATAATAAAATCAATTGATTAACCGAACCGGCTTGACTCGCTGAGTCAACTCGGCCGAGTCCCCGAGTTACCGGCGAGTCGCCGTAGACCGGTCGCCGGCGGCGGCCAACGACGGTGGTGGCTTACCGGAAAATCACCGGCGGCGGCGGAGACGTGGCGGCGATGCGGTGGCGGCTTCCCGGCGGCGAACGGACGGTGGCCGGCTGCGGTGGCTCCGGCGAACGTCCGGCGGAGATGGCGGCTCGTGCGATTCACACGCGAAACTTCCTCCTGCGCGTGTGGGCGCGTCGAGGCGGTTCTCGGGCTGAAACTCCTGCTCCGGACTCGTCTCAACGTCACGAACACGCTGGTGGCCTTAAAATCGCGAGAAACCCAATGGTTAGAGAGATATCGACGATTTACTAAACGGCCAACACTTTACTAATCGGAAAAGGTGGTTTGCGGATTACCTAGGGGGTGAGATGGCGGCGGCGTGACAGATCTGATCTCAGTCGACGGTGGCTAAGACAGTTCACCAATATCTCTCTCTGACGGTTCTAAATTTGCAGGGGTTCGACGCTTTAGACTTTTTCTGAATAAAATAATAGGCTGGCTCTGTTTAAATATGAACTCACCTAGGGTTTCCTCTAAACTGATTGGACCTTGCTGGGCCTGCGGAATTGGGTCGTTATAGATTATTTGATATTCTTTTCTCACGAAAGCTTTTAAAATCGTTCTCCGTGTAGGAGGTCGCACCTTGTCCCCCTGAGAGAATGAGCACCTACTCTACAATCCACCTGTTCTTTTGTTAATTTTTGATAATTTCATCTTACGAAAAAACCGTTTGAAACACATCATATATTAAATGCTTAAATGATGTGTAGACACATTAGTCAATAAAAATGTAATACATTTTAGCAAATGTGGAAAGATAGAATTTTTTAGTATTTTGATACATATTTAGAAAATATATTAAACTACCGTAATAAATTTATTATTTTCTGTAATTTTCAATACCTTTTAACCAATAGTAATTAAATAAAATCAATTAACTTTTTTGAAATTTACAATTTTTAATAGAAAACACAAAAAAATACATCTTTTTAAAACGATTTTTTTTCTAAAAATATATCATTAAGAAACGGAGGAAAGTATCATTTACAAATTGTTCTTAAAATCAGGTTTTTGGTGCACCAATAGTAAAGATCTAATCTCGACGATTCAAGATCCAGGAGCATGGCTTAACTTTTATCACGGAGTTAAATGAGTTTTCGAAGCTGAAGAGAGTAGATTCTCAGAGTTCTTAATTTTTTTATCCCTCGTTTTGAAAATGTATCGTCTTATTCATTAGCTAAAATAGCGCGATCTTTTCATAGGGATCTGTATTACATTGATTGTTTTGTTTCTGTCTGGTTTCTCAGACCACCTTAAACTTAAGTAATAAAATAGTCATTTGGCAGAAAAAAACTATTCTTAAAAAAAAAGCTTATTTACTGTTATTATACGCAAAATTTATTATTATTTTTTAACGCACAGATGTAATCAAAACCCTGAACCAGATATATGATGTTGTTTCTAAAGAAATTTCTTAAGTATTTACACTAATTTCTCTGATAATTTTGTTTGGCTATCACATTAAAGATAAGTAGGATAAGAGTAGTACATATCTTCTTGAGTTTTATACTGTTATCTACTATTTTTAATAAATTATATATACTAGTTTTGTAACAAATAGTAACAAAAAGATATATTCAAATATTTAACAAATAGTTTTGATTTATTTCTCTAAGAAGAAAGATAAAGTCAAAAATACCTAATCTAAGAAATTATTACACCTTTATCATATTTTCAAATATTTACTTACCTCTTTTATATATACAAATACAATTCATTTTCAAATATATAGTCCTATTTATATAACACTATTCACTTTGAATCTTCTCTCTTGCTATTGCGTAGATTTGTTGTTAATTAAGTCTCTCTCTCTCTCTCTCTCTCTCTCTCTCTCTCTCTCTCTCTCTCTCAAAGTTATTACCATTACCCTAAATTCCTTTCAAACCAAACATATTTCAAGAAACACAAAAAGAGAAAAGATGCCTCTAAGAAACAATGTAATAGGTTGCATAAATTTCATCGCCGTCCTCCTCTCAATTCCGGTCATCAGCGCCGGAATCTGGCTCGCTATGGGAACAGTGAAGTCATGTGTCACGCTCCTTCAATGGCCAATAATAGTCCTCGGAATCTTGATCCTCCTAGTGGGTCTTGCTGGTCTCATTGGAGGGTTCTGGAGAATCACTTGGCTTCTCGTTGTTTACTTAATTGCAATGCTTGTTCTCATTGTACTTTTAAGTGTTCTTATCGGATTTATTTACATGGTTACCATGAAAGGATCTGGTCATCCAGAACCAAGTAGAGCTTATCTTGAGTATAGTCTTCAAGACTTCTCTGGTTACTTACGTCAAAAAGTTCAGAAATCTTACAAATGGGATAGGATTAGTACTTGTTTGAGTGCTACTAACATTTGTCCTGAACTAAACCAGACATTCACTATCGCTCATGATTTCTTCAATGCTCCTCTTAGTCCCATTCAAGTAAGTATCTTTTCCCCCCTTTTTATTTAAATTTTCTTCTTTATTTGCTATGAAAATCACAAGAAAAACTGAAAAAGTTTGACTTTTGACTGATATACCCCCAACGTTTCTAGATTTTTCCACTATGTGCACTTAATCAATCACACGGAACAATTTCCCACCACTCCATATTTTAATTTTTAATTAAATTAAACCATGTTTCTTTATTTTTACAGTCTGGTTGCTGCAAGCCCCCAACAAAATGTGGTTTCCAGTTCATGAGCCCTACTAACTGGATAGCTGCAATAAATATGTCCGCAGACATGGATTGTCTACAATGGAGCAATGTAGAAAACACTTTGTGCTATGGGTGTGACTCTTGCAAAGCCGGTTTGCTCGCAAACCTCAAGGTAGATTGGTTAAAAGCGGATATCGTTCTTCTTTCAGCGCTGATCGGTTTAATAATCGTTTATATAATCGGCTGCTGCGCTTTCCGAAATGCTAAAACTGAGGATATTTTCAGAAAGTATAAGCAGGGGTATACTTGATACATGATATTTCTTTTCTTTGGACAAATACTTATACATGATCGAGATGAGAAGTTTAGTGGCAAAACTGTGGTGAAGTTTCTTAAATTATTGGATTTCTTGTAATTTAGTTTCTTTTACATTTTGGCCATTGGTCTTCTTTATATATATGCACTACTAGAACATTTGCTTGTAACTGGATAATGTTTTGTATCTTTCTTTGGTTTTTTTTACTCAATTATCCAAATTGT is a genomic window containing:
- the LOC106305055 gene encoding protein TORNADO 2-like isoform X2 codes for the protein MPLRNNVIGCINFIAVLLSIPVISAGIWLAMGTVKSCVTLLQWPIIVLGILILLVGLAGLIGGFWRITWLLVVYLIAMLVLIVLLSVLIGFIYMVTMKGSGHPEPSRAYLEYSLQDFSGYLRQKVQKSYKWDRISTCLSATNICPELNQTFTIAHDFFNAPLSPIQSGCCKPPTKCGFQFMSPTNWIAAINMSADMDCLQWSNVENTLCYGCDSCKAGLLANLKVDWLKADIVLLSALIGLIIVYIIGCCAFRNAKTEDIFRKYKQGYT
- the LOC106305055 gene encoding protein TORNADO 2-like isoform X1 — encoded protein: MPLRNNVIGCINFIAVLLSIPVISAGIWLAMGTVKSCVTLLQWPIIVLGILILLVGLAGLIGGFWRITWLLVVYLIAMLVLIVLLSVLIGFIYMVTMKGSGHPEPSRAYLEYSLQDFSGYLRQKVQKSYKWDRISTCLSATNICPELNQTFTIAHDFFNAPLSPIQSGCCKPPTKCGFQFMSPTNWIAAINMSADMDCLQWSNVENTLCYGCDSCKAGLLANLKVDWLKADIVLLSALIGLIIVYIIGCCAFRNAKTEDIFRKYKQGYTYT